The window TGTTGTATCCTGTCTTTAAACTAAACTTAAATTCCCAGAGAAGGGACTGCTGCTGTATTTTTACAGCACAATTGGTTTCTGAATTTGACTGAAGCCTCTCAGTGCAGTCTAGGATATTGATCAAGTGGTTCCacagtttctttgagagtgtgtggcacAATGCTGAAAGAttgtgccacacactctcagTACAGGTGtcatacaaataaatattaataatactgTTATAATAACAATACAATTCACAAATGATTTTTTCAGAATTATAGTCTCTGAATCTTGATAACTTTCTGATCACATGGCCATTTCATCTTGTTCAAACAGTGCCTTCTGCAGTGGCTTGTTCAACTGTTACCATGCTTTTGCCATCTGAAGCctgtttgctgctgcttctgatgtTTTCACTGCCAATtaatatgcatttttaattaggtactctcctgtttattcactttttgctAACACTTTCATCTGGAAAGCAAAGTttttacaatttctgtaatatcCAGTTTTCTTTCCAACATTTATCTCAATAACCTTGCTTTGACTTGGTTATCAGTTACACCACAAATAATTCAGACTCTAATGAACCATACATGTTAAATGTTCATATTCACATGAATTAGCTTTGTTATGTAAACCTATAACCATTATCATGTTACAGTGTATCAATGTGGGTGAAGAAATTAAGGCTATTATTGAACCCTGCTAAGAAGTCACAGGTATGGCTGTCCCTGGATTAGGATCTATCACCTAATTGATCTCAGAGCAAATAAGGACAAGGGACAAGAAAAAGTCAACTAAAAAAGTGCTTTATTTAACATAAGGTAAGTAAATGGACAAAATATCTCAGTGGCTTGCATAGGTATGAAGACCAGAACCCTCACGCTCTACAAATGACAGACAAAGGTATTTATACTTTACAGAACAAAGTTTGTCTGATCGTCTGCCTCAGCCTTGAGATGTTGGATCCAGACCTACCACTGCGCTTGGGGATGACAAGCGGCACAGGGGGGACTCGGACCTTTGATAACTGCTGAACCAGGATTAGGATCAGGATCAGCATCGGAATTATTTCTCAGGTAAGTAACTGTGGTGGTTTCTCTCAGAGATCTTATGGTGGTTCTTGATATGACTATGCGATTGCAGGCTGCCACTAGGGAGGACAGTACCTTAGAGCCTGTGTGTGGGGCTTATCCTCTAGTCTCTAGGCAGATTAGTGACTACCTGACCAGTGCTTTTCCCGCCTTTCCACCAAAGAGAAGGGTAGCCAACATGGCTGCCAAACAACTACTAGACACCATTCAAGATAGAGATTTTAACAAATTTTTGACATTACCATTTTCCGGGTAAATAATACAAGATACAACATAGACATAAATCAAAGCATGCATATTAAAACATAAACACGTGAATAATACTGTACAATCTGACCCAGAAACTAGTTTCTTGTAAAGAAAATGTTACTTTCCTATGTGACATTCTCGGATGTATTACAGTATTCTTGAAATTTTTGCATGACTTTGTCTAgcgcagtggttcttaacctatttaccattgtgggctgcatatacAGCTTTCTACTTGTTATGTGGGCCACAAATGTGGATCTCTATATGTTATGTGGACAACACAATAGATATACTATCTGTATGGTcctgagaatgtcacatgggctgcagctgtgtgctgactagGTttagaaccactggtctagtggtTTCTCATTCCCTTAATCTTACTGctagcacagtggttttcaacctgtggtctgtggactcCTGGAAAATAGGTCGAAGGGGTCCGCAAAAGGCTGTCGTTACCACAGAAAAGTGCTTTTCAATCTGCATTCCACAGACCCCTGAGGATCTGTAGACTATGGCTAAGATCTCCGAAGGGGTCCATACCTCCATTCAAAAATTTGTAGGggtctgcaaataaaaaaaacgtTGAAAACTACTCCACTAGTAGACCCCCCAGTACCTGTAGGCAGGGCCAGCTGTAGGCACCAGcccaacaagcaggtgcttggggcggccaacagtgaggggcggcacatctggcttttcggcggcaatttggcagtgagTCCCTCGCTTCCTCTTGcagcgaaggaccagctgccaaattgccgccgaagactgaagcggcggtggtagagctgccgcagatcacgattgtggatttttttttctttttttttttgctgcttggagtggcaaaaacactggagcagGCCCTGCTGTAGGGCTGTCACATGTAGCAATATTAAGGATTTCACCCTTTCCAGTTTCTCAGTAACTCTATAGGCTTCCAGGAAAGTTTGGAAACATTTTATCCTGTCTTTGTCCAACTCTCCCATCCAGGCTGAAGGATTCAGGAACTTCCTTTGCTCTGGTTTTGTGAAAGGTTAGTTTACTTCTGACCCTATATTATAAGGCTGTGACATACATGAGTGTTGGTGTGAAAGTGAACAACTTTATTTCTTGACCCCCCCACTGACACTGTAACTCCACTGTTTACTGTTACATTCCACTGTGACCCTTCAACATCATGTATCGCCTTTATGCCCACCCCTCTTGCACGGCCACCTCCCCCCTCGTCCgcaccaccaccagcctgccAAAACCATCAGGGGACTGCTCCACTGACAGTGCTAGCCATCAAGGAGTCAGCAGGCTGCTGGTGAAAGATGCAGGGTAAAGCGGAGGCTGTGACTGGTGTCTCACACATACAGCCCAGGGTGGGGGAGATGTCCTGAGTGTGGGAAAGTTGTCCAGCCAGGGATACACTCTGAGCCGGATGAGCTGCCCTGGGCCTCGAGCATTCCAGGAGATCGCTGCTGGGTATCAGGGCAGAATGGTAGATCCTGGAAGGGAAGCTGCCTGGGAAAGGGAAGCAGTTCAGGGCTGAGGACAGGGGCCTGCCGTCGGAGGGCTTGATGCCTGTGTTTTAAGGGGAGAGGTCCGTGCATGGAACTGGCtacagctgctggccaggagggtGAACGAGGCAAAAAGACTCATTATGGGCCGGGGACTGTCCAGAGAAAGGGACTTTTTCACGGGTCCGGCGTGCGGGGAGCTGCTCTCAGGCAAGCCTAGGCGGGCGCGGGTGTCGAGCGGGCGGACATAGCGCCCGCAGCGCAGCTCACACGCTTAGCCCCGCCCCGCATGGGGCGCTAAGAGGCGTGTGTGcgcgtgggggtgggggtgtcaggcACCAGCATTGGATCCGCCCCCCCGCTGTTAGTCCCGCCCCTCCCCGCGATTCTGTCACTTCCTGCTCCCGTCCTGCCGTCTGTGTCCGGGTGGCGCTGCCGGGTCCCTCCTTACCCGCCCGCAGCGGGACACGCACTTTCCCTGCCGGGGCAGAAGCAGCCGCCAGCGGCGAGGCCCGGGCGGCTTGTGAGGGGAGCGGAACACGGGGCTCCTCTCGGCCCCACGAGGCGCCTGGGGCTGTGCCCTGGGGGGACGCGCCTGAGGGCCCCGGCTGCCTGCAGCGGGGCGGCCCCTCCCGCTCCCCGAGGCAGGAAGATGCCGgtgaagaagaagagaaaatCCGCGGCGGCAGCGGTAGCGGATGAGACCGGCCTCAAGAAATGTAAACTGGGCAGGTACCGTATCCCCGCCCCCGGGGTCCCTGCTGCCGCGTCGCTAGGATGCAGCGTGGGGGCGGCGTTGCTGGGCAGCGGGGTGTCAGCGTCGCAGGTGCCACTGGGCACGTGTTGGTGTCCCAGGGCGAGTGACACCGAGACCTGCTGTCACAGCTCAGCGTGGATCTGAAACGGGCAGTGGCTTGGCGACACGTGTCCTTACGTCGCGACAGCAGTTGTCCGCGATATCCCATGGTGTCATGGCGTGTTGGCATGTTGAAACATGCTGTCCTGTTGCTCTGATATGGGGTGTTGTATCGCAGCAGGGCCGCACAGCCATTCAGTGCAGCACATAGTACAGTGACAGCTTGACATAACATAATGGGGTCACAGACACACCTATCTTGCATGTTGTGGCATGGTCTCCATGTTTGGCTTGTTCAGCAAGCTTCAGGGGACTAGCTTTCAACCCTGCCTCTCTTTCCTGTTCCATTTTGCATAACTGTGCCATTTATTGGGTTGCTCCCAATATCTATCTCCTTGTTCAAACCCACTGCATCACACTTGCTGTTCTGTAGATCTGGGAGGCTGGGTTTCATAGTACCCATAATCTCCAGGTTAAGGTACAGTATGTGTAGCAGAAAGGGAGTAGGACGGCAGGATTCACCACTAAACAAGGAAGCCTAGAATACCCAAAACAAGTGAGAAGCATCTCATTAAAATGAATGAATATACCAGAGGTCTGCTGAGTATCTAAAATTCCTTTTCAAAGGCCACTTGTGCTTCAGTACCAGATAAACAGATTAGAGCAACAATTAAACATTATAATACACCCATCTGAACAAAATATAATAGGAACTAACCAGTATAGTTTCTGTAAGTGGAAACTGTGCCTCTCTAATCTGTTAGAATTATTTGAGCATCTCAGTAAAATAGTGAGTGGAAGAGAACCAACTGACTGAAGTTATCAGGACTTTCGACAAGCCTTTAAAAAGTTTCTCACGAGACTCTTAAGGAAATTTAGTAGCTGTGAGGTGAAAAGCAAAGAATTTTCATGGATTAGTAATTTGTTAGAAGTCAAAAAACAAAGAATATGAGTGGAGCAATCATTTTTCACCCTGGCAAAAGGTTAGCAGTGGAATGCTCTAATGTTCTGTATCAGGGCCAgtgttttaaaaaagatattaaaCTGGAAAAAATTAACCGAAACTCACTGTACGGCTTTGTTTCTTCCTaactatttacatttttaattttatattgatAGATGCTTTTCTGCAGCACAGCGTTAAATGCAGCTTGTCATTTAAGGCCTGATTTTATGAAGTGCTGAATGTCCTGAACTCCCAGTGAATTTTGCAGTGTTTTATTAGGTGATAAATGTGCCCAGCACCTCACAGCATTGGAACCTTCTTTTCTTGTTTGACACATCTCATTTTAAAGTTGCCATGAAGGAATTACATAATTCCAAATCCTCTTTTACCATCAGTTTTTACCTCATTTTTACATAAGCTAATAATGTAAAAGGATGTCTTCTAAGTCTGAAAGAAGACTTTTTCTAAAGGTGTTATAGTTTGTTAAAGATGATGTGACCACTTCTAATTGAAAGAAATAGGTTATAAAGTGTAATCTATATAGAATGATGGACTGTACAGATTTTACCTCATACACATTTGCATGTCACAGTGAAGTCATTGGGGTTTAGTGCACATATGCAAGGGCAGAACCTGATCTTTACTGTCTACATATTGTGTGTGTAAAATTAATGGATTTACCATGGATTGTTTATTGTTGTTTTCTCTAGCATCCAGACACACTGTGCATGCCCATTTATAGGATATGTGATGATATAAACAGATGTTTACATTAGtaaaagagaacaacatttttcaaatttatatatgtaaataaaaatagTGTGACTCTCAAAGGTGCTGAATTCTGTGGTTCCCCTTACATGGGATTTGTGggtgcacagcacttctgaaaaatcaggccacttacctTAGGATGTTTAGTtatggatttagaagcctaactagGCACCCAGGTTTAAATATTTGGCTGATAACGTAAGAGCTATTGCTATTGCATTGATATTTTGACAGACCACATCTTTTTGTGCTCTTGCAAACCAGTAGTATTTTTAAATATCAGACAAGGAATATTTGTGATAAATTTGGCAGTGTGAGAGAACTATCTACAACTCTCATTAATGAATAGAATTTATGTGAAGTACTGTATCAAACTGCTGCCCCTAAAACAAATTCCATATATGCTAATTGTTCATGAAGACATTTTTTGGTTTAGTTCTGACTAGTAAGGAAGTATTTGGAACTTAATAGAAAATATTCATTTCTAAAAAATGAGGAAAGTGGATGTAACATTTTAGGCATCTTTGTATGTGTATTTTTATAAGCTATTGCAGATCGCAAGCCTCTGGTAAAGTGATAAGTGGAGAGGAGCATTTTTCAAGCAAGAAGTGCCTGGCGTGGTTTTATGAATATGCAGGTATGGAAGTAACTACAGACATGTTTAAAATCATATGGGTTTGTTTGAAATTAACAAGCTAAtaataaattaaagaaaattaaCACTTGTTTTTTCACATTAATGTTTTTCTAAATAAATAGGCCATAAGACACATGAATTGGTGTTTCTTGTACAATTGTGTTTCCAGCTAAAAAGTACCCCTCTAACTTCTTTAGAATCCTCatctcttccccatctcctcctcctcctcctcttctactTGATCAGTACTCCTAAGGCTTATTATTTACCGTGGCCTTATTTAAAATAATACAGCTGTGTTGCATTGTACATAGTGGTTATCAAGAAGCCATACAAGTGTCCTTCCTATTGATTCagggaaaacaaaacacagtAAAACAGGGTGCGAAAAGATTCTCCAGACAGTGAAATAACCTCTGATTATCTTTTGCATGACTAAATTTTGGTATTTAAAACATAATGGGGAGAGTCATTCAATAACACTGTGCATTAATTCATAATACTGTACCCTAAATTTTTGCTTTAATTTATGACAACAAACCCCACAAacagaaaatatgttttaaacGTTAAAGAAAGTTCCCTTTTTTCATACATTAAGCCTGCTGTGCAGCTGATCACTCAGTTTAACAAACACTCAGTGTGTTTTGTGTAATTTGTTAATTACACAATAAGCACTTTTTGCTGCTTATTTACTACTAAATAGTTAGAAATTGGGCCTTAGGAAATTGCTAATGTTTACAGAGCCCTTCCTCTCCAGGTGAACAGCAAGGAGTCtggtgcataagctttcatgggtaaaaaaccactccagatccacgaaagcttatttccaaataaatctgttagtctttaaggtaccaccggactccttgttgtttttgtggatacagactaacacaactacccccctgatacttgacttcTTCTCTAGATTACTGATTAAAATTAATCCTAAATAGTTTGTCATTCCTGTTCGCTAGCAAATGTGAAGTGAAATGGTTTTGTCCACTAGGAATTGGATTGAGTATCCATATCACAACTGACACCAATTGACACTTTTTTTTGATAGTCTCAGCTGAGAAGTGAACTACCTTCTCACCTCTAGTGGTGGCCGCTCCAAACTACATTTGAGGCGGATTAGCCTGGGCTCTGCCACATCTTTCCAGTGGAAAAGTAGAGGTTTTCAATCTCAAGGACTTTTGGTCATTAAATTCATAGTGCTTTTATGAAATCTAAATTGATGTACAATCTGCAGTTTTATTTTATGGGATCTTGAACTATGTGAATTTatcttctattttttaaaaaaaattatttatttatcattGCATATTAACCAGTGGACTAAATGTTTTAAGGATACAATTAAATGATTTCTCTTCTAATCTAAACatgtaatcttttttaaaaatacgtTAGGTAGAGAGGAAAAAACTGTAATCACAATGAAGTTGCAACCCATTGAATGGATTTCATACGTAGTGCCCTTTACAAAGTGCAagtgtctgatcctgcaaacacactcaagtacttccattgaagtcaatgggcctgttaattaataattaaaatatttgtaacagTTTGAGGATTGAATGCTCAACTAGTAAATATATTCCATGCTCAAGAAGACCAGGTACTTGGACAGCAGTGTGCTACCTTGTACTAGATCTATAAACCAGTGGTTGTGCTCTGCAAACCAGATTCGCTTTCCTGTCTGCCAATAGCACACATTACCTGAAAACAAAGTAACTTTCCGTATTCTGAATTGACTATGACTCTCATTCCATTAATCAGCAGAATtaccaaattttttttaatgagttctGATTTGGGATCATAGCCAGAATACTGCTAAATTAAGATGGCTATAATGCATGGAAAAGTATAAATCTCTCTCATCTCCTCCAACACTATCTGTGTACCCCAAAAAGTAGTAATTTGCAAAATTACCATAGTTGTCCCAAAAACATAACATGCACCCTTTTGTAGTTTGGTAACGTGCTGTTTTAGTAGATACCTAAGTAATTATCCAGGACCTAGCAAAatggtatgtaaagtaaatagacCTTCCAACAACACGTGTCCATCCAGCTTTGTTAATAGCCCGGTTGGAGTAATTGTTTCAACAAACTCATCAGAAATATCTGAAGTACCAGGGAGAGGTTCATAGCAACAATGTAATGGATAAACCCCAGAATATGTCTGtatgtgtggttttttgttttttttttaaatatgatgcCAAGTTTGCTGCTTGTCAGAGGCTTTATTATACAACGGGGCAGCATATAGCATAAAACCAAGCATAACAACCCCAGCAAACTCATCCTTAGATGCTATGTAATACATTTAGTGTTATcacactattattatttattataaaattACATCCAAAATGCTAAATTATCAGCTAAACTGAGGCTATGGACAATTTATTAATTTGTAAATAATTAATTTCATATAACTTGATTCATCCTCTGAAAATTTAGGCTTAAACCATAATGTCAGCAgtacttaaaaaataataataaaaacaatagcTACTTGGCCTCAGTAAATGCTTTCCTTGACAAAATAGCTATTGTAGGGCTTTGTTGACTAGGTCAAAGCATGTTGAAGATGACTAAGTTATCAAACAGCCTTTGAGGATACTTTGTAAGTGATAACTGGTACTCTTTACTTTTCATCTTCCCCTGCATTACAGATAGGGTCATTTTCTACCACAAAGGCTATTGATACAAATAATGCTGTAATTCTGTGTCAGTTCTTAAATGTAATCTTTTATTTAATATCTCTTGTTTTTATGTATGTAACCAAAATTAGCAATGATTGTAATTTGAATGTTATATATTACTTAGACTGATTTCTTTTTGGTTTTGAAGGTCCTGATGAAGTTGTAGGGCCAGAGGGAATGGAAAAGTTCTGTGAAGACATTGGTGTTGAACCTGAAAACGTAGGTTTTACTGCTGAACATTAATGGAAATTTAAGTAAATAAATTGATAAACTTTTTTACTTAAGACTAAATTTAAACTTCAATAAGTGAAAGGGGAAAGTGTTGTGGCTTCTTAATTATGGGGGCTTTTTCCTGTATTCTCAAGGTTACAATTGgggaggtttgttttttgtttttgtttttttaagtgtcaactaagtttattttaaaaagaatagatatactttattttcaaatgtaggATTAGGGAAAGATTGTCACACAGAATTCAATTAACTTACCTACATTTCACATTTTGGAATCCTTTAAGTCTGTAGCTCAATCTCTTAATTATTTGAATGTTTTAGATGTTTTTGATAAAAATCTAGATATCCATTTGTAAATTATAGTTGTAATTATTGTCTTCTTTGTATActgacattttcttttctttttttccttagaTTATTATGTTAGTTTTAGCCTGGAAATTAGAGGCTGAAAGCATGGGATTTTTTACCAAGGAAGAATGGTTAAAGGGGATGACCTCGTTACAGTAAGAGTTTTTTATACATGATAGCATGTTCAAATTTGTGTTTAAGGAAGCAGCTAGTAATTACCCATCTCTCAATTTCTGGATAGTATGCAGGCCTGATGATAAAATATAGCACCTTTTGCTCGTAGGTCTCCAATTTAAACCTGGCCCCAGTCAGTCACTGGGAGTACTAGTCATATGCCATCAAATCATCAATGTAATGATTTCTCTGAAATGATTTGGTGGTCTTGTTTCAGACCCTAATAGACGAATGTTCACTTAGCAAAAATCATATCTTGAAATGTCATCCTAGTCAGCAGACACATGAATGAGTGGATATGGAGATATATAGTGTTGAGGTATATTGGTGAGTAATATGGGGAAATTTGCATTATTACATCCTGTACCAACTCAATGGATAGAGATTTCAATATCCAGTCTCTATTGCTGTTGGTCATCTTTATAATTATAGGTGAGGGGCTGGAAATGACACCTGTGTTTACATTACCTAATTCTTTCCATTGTAAAAGATTCTTGGGACCATTCTTTGAGGAATTCTCATATCTCCATTGTTCACAGGTCTTTGATATTGTCAGTGGGAAAGCCCTGAAGCTAGAGACATCTTTCCTTTCTCTCATGAAATTCCTGATTTCACTAGTATCTTGGCAAAAAACTGGATGGATTTCCTTTCTCTCTGTTGCTCAGGAAACTTTTGACAACATGCCAAGATAATAAGTAAATGTGAACATTCTAAGGCTGGGCTGCTACGGCAACAACAGCACACACTGTAATGGAGATGCTAGGAAGGTGCCAGAGCAGCTGTAGTTTGAGGAAAAGAAAGCTAGGCTCACCCCCCTCATCTGGCATGTGACCCCAGTAGCCTATGCTCCCTGAAAGAGTGTCACATGGGGCAGGATTCTCCACTTCTCAGTGAGTGCTGGGGAAGAGAGAGTCAGACTGGGGTCCATGctgtgtttaaattttttttaaagaacctttAAGAAATTGCATACAAAAAACTGTCAAAAGAATGttgtttaggttgcaaagtcaagcactcgaaagttaggaaatgccagacttaGTTGCCTCTTCAACCTTAATTTAATCCCTTCTGTATATGTAttttgatagtctttaattacatgattacatactatttttttcacaggacctctgcctcagtcagtgcacaggatggagatACAAGAGGGAAAAATTAAGGTTACTTGTGCAACTATACACctaacatttcctaactttggagtGATTTACTATGCAAcctaaataataattttaatgtaCTAGGTTTTTTTGTATGCAATTACTTATATTTTGTCCAAAAGTGGGCTTTGTAGATGTGCAAGAGATCTTATAGTCTACCTCGAAATTGACATGGAAGAAGGGGAATTAAAATCCCAGATTTAAATTCCTCAAGTTTAATTCCGTATGTAACTTTCACTCTTTTTTTAACTGTgtctcttttctttgtttttaaccaTAATTATTTTagtccttcccttttttaatacTTCAATTGTTGTTTTAACGGAAACTTATTGACAATTCCTTTCCTTTGAATCGTTGgttctccttttttcctttataaagaaaacaataagaagtcaccaggaccaggtggtagacaggactactaactgtgatatgtaacttatcccttaaatcagtctctgtaccagatgattggaAGCTAGCTAATGtaaagctgatttttaaaaaaggctccagaggcaattctGTCAATTACAGGCTAGTAAGACTAATttcagtaccaagcaaattggttaaaactatagtaaagaactgaACAATCAGACCCAGATAACAAAATACATTGAGGAAGAGTTCACACGGTTTTTATACAGGGCaatcatgccttaccaatctgttagaattctttgagggtgtcaacaagcatgtgaaaaATGGTGATCCAGTTGATGtactgtacttggactttcagaaagtctttgacaggGTCCTACACTGaaggcttttaagcaaactaagcagtcatggaataagagggaaggccctgtcatggatcagtaattggttaaaagataggatacaaagggtaggaataaatggacagttttcacagtggaaaatGGTAAACAGTGGCATCCTGCAAGGATCAGTACTGGGACCTGAAGTGTTCAAcagattcataaatgatctggaaaagcaggtaaacagtgagatggcaaagtttgcagatgatacaaaattactcaagataattaaatccaaagagttacaaaggaatttcacaaaactgggagactgggcaacaaaatggcagaggaaattaagtgcaaagtaatacacattggaaaacataatcccaactgtacttACAACatgatggggtctaatttagctgttaccactcaagaaagagatctcaaagtcattgtggatagttctttaaaaacatctgctcagtgtgcagcagcagtcaaaaaaagctaagagcatgttaggagccattaggaaaaagagagacaataagacagaaaatatcatcatgccactatataagtgatacacccacaccttgaatactgtgtgcagatgtggtcattcCACCTCAAAAAACATAAAaagtggaaaaggtacagagagaggcaacaaaaatgagtgggatatggaacagcttccatatgagtagAGATGGAAAAAGACAGGAACTCTTCAGCCTAGAGAAGACAtgactaaggggtgatatgatagacCTCTATaacatcatgaatggtgtggagaaaatgaatttaaaagtGTTATCTACATACcacaagaatcaggggtcaccaaatgaaattaataggcagcaggtttaaaacaaatataagaaaatacttcttcacacaacgcacagtcagcttgGGGAATTTATTgccggggatgttgtgaagcccaaaagtataactgctttaaaaaaaaaattagttaagttaatggaggatagctacatcaatagctattagtcaagatggttcAGCAAGACAACCCCACGGTCTGTGTGTCCCTTAATCTCCAACTGCCAGATGCTAGGATTAGATCAATtgaaattgctctgttctgttcattccctctgaagcatctggcactagccactgtctgaagacagggtactggcctagatggacaataggtctgacccattatggccattcttatgttcttatgagcatCATTTAACTTTCCTTCCTGCTTAATTCCTCCGCATCATCACCTCTCCTTCCCTTCTTCTTTAGCCCAACAGAAAGTAGTAAATTTAATGTAAAGGAAACCTTCCACCAGTTATTTCATTCAGTTGATCATCTGACATTGTGGGACCTCTAGTGCGACAAAGATGGGCTTCTCTGCTACTCTCACTGCAGCTGTACTGTGTCCGTGGTCTAAGGCACTTTATAAGCTGTCCACGAATAATTTGGAAGAAGTTGAAGGGACTGCTTCTTTACGTGACTGGAGAAACAGGCAGCATGGATTCAATCCTCAGCGCACTTCTGTTCAGTTGAATCAACCATGGTACAAttggaggtgggagctgcagagaggcCCTCTCTCTCCCTTGCAGatggaaaaaaattgttcaaaTAAAGCATATGTATGTCAGTACCATTTAAACCTTGGAGTTTTATGATATGGGTGGTGTTATTTCGTTTTGTGGGAGTACTAGACACACTAGCATAAAGCTttggtttttgttcttttttaaaaaatctggtaGATAACTTACCAATGAGAACGTGGTGACAGACTGCTTTTGTCCAAAAATCCAGGTTCTCATCTTTGTGTAAGGTGTCTACTTTCCTCTGACGCATCAGGTATCACTAAAGGCAGGATACTCAGCCCAATGGACAATGATTATTATGGCATTTTCTATGTGGAGTCTGCCTTACGTAGCccccaaaatagaagtcaaaGTACCACTCATTCTTGGTGGTATATTGGCTTACATATTGCATACCTATATGTATTGCAGACATATTTGTTATATTTCAGTTAATGGCAGGCAAAGGTTCCAACAATGAAAGAAACAGGCTTGTTATGTATGCATCTTGGGTTTTGTAAATTTAACTATACTGTATTCAAATTTAGGGACAAGTGTCCAGAGTGAAA of the Gopherus flavomarginatus isolate rGopFla2 chromosome 1, rGopFla2.mat.asm, whole genome shotgun sequence genome contains:
- the DCUN1D5 gene encoding DCN1-like protein 5 isoform X2, yielding MPVKKKRKSAAAAVADETGLKKCKLGSYCRSQASGKVISGEEHFSSKKCLAWFYEYAGPDEVVGPEGMEKFCEDIGVEPENIIMLVLAWKLEAESMGFFTKEEWLKGMTSLQCDCTEKLQNKFDFLRSQLNDISSFKNIYRYAFDFARDKDQRSLDIDTAKSMLALLLGRTWPLFSVFYQYLEGPFSLMNLLSGKKFVKCHSKNFEENAEFFDAHLCTN